One part of the Vicia villosa cultivar HV-30 ecotype Madison, WI linkage group LG6, Vvil1.0, whole genome shotgun sequence genome encodes these proteins:
- the LOC131609325 gene encoding probable glutathione S-transferase, which yields MAANEEVELLGSVGSPFVIKVQIALKLKGVEYKNVEEKLGNLSERLLNYNPVYRMVPVLIHNGKPISESRVILEYIDETWKQNPILPSDPYKRALDRFWAKFIDDKCLVPAAKTIFIPDEKEREKATEELFEALQFLENELKDKFFGGKDIGYVDIAALFIPLFQEVAEKQLFTSDKFPKLHKWSQDFYNHPVVKEIMPSKEQQFAYFKARAASLAAAASK from the exons ATGGCTGCAAATGAAGAAGTGGAGCTTTTGGGTTCTGTAGGAAGCCCATTTGTGATTAAGGTTCAAATTGCTCTGAAATTGAAGGGAGTTGAATACAAAAATGTGGAAGAAAAATTGGGTAATTTGAGTGAGAGACTGCTCAATTATAACCCAGTTTATAGGATGGTTCCTGTTTTGATACATAATGGAAAACCCATCTCAGAGTCTCGTGTGATTCTTGAATATATTGATGAGACTTGGAAACAAAATCCAATCTTGCCTTCTGATCCTTACAAAAGAGCATTGGATCGTTTCTGGGCAAAGTTCATAGATGACAAG TGTCTGGTTCCGGCAGCGAAAACTATTTTTATCCCTGATGAGAAAGAACGGGAGAAGGCTACTGAAGAGTTATTCGAGGCTTTGCAGTTTCTTGAGAATGAACTTAAGGACAAGTTCTTTGGAGGAAAAGATATTGGATATGTGGATATTGCTGCTCTCTTTATCCCTTTATTTCAAGAAGTAGCAGAGAAACAGTTGTTCACCAGTGACAAATTTCCCAAGCTACACAAGTGGAGTCAAGACTTTTACAACCATCCAGTAGTCAAGGAAATTATGCCATCAAAAGAGCAACAATTTGCGTATTTCAAAGCTCGCGCTGCAAGCCTTGCTGCTGCAGCATCAAAATAG
- the LOC131609321 gene encoding probable glutathione S-transferase codes for MATNQEEVKLLGALASPFVGRVTLALKLKGIEYEFVKEDLQNKSELLLKYNPVYKQVPVFVHNDKPISESLVILEYIDETWKQNPILPSDPYKRALARFWTKFIDDKIVAASFKSAFTVDEKEREKNIAEASEALLILENELKDKFFGGEEIGFVDIAAVFIAFWIPLVQDVSGLQLFTAEKFPKLYKWSQEFLNHPVVKKSLPPREPLFALFKGRYESLFNASK; via the exons ATGGCTACAAATCAGGAAGAGGTGAAACTTTTGGGAGCTCTTGCAAGCCCATTTGTGGGCAGAGTTACTCTTGCTCTAAAACTGAAGGGAATTGAATATGAATTTGTTAAAGAAGACTTGCAGAACAAGAGTGAGCTTCTTCTCAAATATAATCCAGTTTATAAACAGGTTCCAGTTTTTGTTCATAATGATAAGCCCATATCAGAATCCCTTGTTATTCTTGAGTACATTGATGAGACTTGGAAACAAAATCCAATCTTGCCTTCTGATCCTTACAAAAGAGCCTTGGCTCGTTTCTGGACAAAGTTCATAGATGACAAG ATTGTGGCTGCTTCGTTCAAATCTGCGTTCACAGTTGATGAGAAAGAGCGTGAGAAGAATATTGCAGAAGCATCTGAGGCTCTTCTGATTCTTGAGAATGAGTTGAAGGACAAGTTCTTTGGAGGAGAAGAGATTGGTTTTGTGGATATTGCAGCTGTGTTCATAGCTTTTTGGATCCCTTTGGTTCAAGATGTATCAGGGTTGCAATTGTTCACTGCTGAAAAGTTTCCAAAGCTTTATAAATGGAGTCAAGAATTTCTCAACCATCCAGTTGTGAAGAAAAGTCTGCCTCCTAGAGAACCTCTTTTTGCCTTATTCAAAGGTCGTTATGAGAGCCTTTTTAATGCTTCAAAGTAA